One window from the genome of Elaeis guineensis isolate ETL-2024a chromosome 5, EG11, whole genome shotgun sequence encodes:
- the LOC105045025 gene encoding uncharacterized protein isoform X4, with the protein MAGVSRKPDKDRSLEFQGFLNDLEGWDYLLKDKGHKMKGQSHESNKRGSLRNAGKVNEDEGPLKKVPAVEVKSKYSDAISHMPSSFYSEEKLPDAASEKELGNEYFKQKKFPEAIECYSRSIALSPTSVAFANRAMAYLKLKRFEEAENDCTEALNLDDRYVKAYSRRATARKELGKLKASMEDSEFATRLEPNNQELRKQHSETKALYEKEISKKIRGPLKNPFQGIQGVSNSEMGTKNARGDHSVLSNAQNAAAAANGTQTKDGEGTCDQPLIAVKDTDSKSTDVGKETREYLLDGSREGAALSSNNAKKDQDVGCKQVLKASMKDLASRAASRVMATAGKSITTPRTAYEFEVSWRALSDDCALQMQLLKTIPPPTLPQIFKNALSVPILIDIIKCTTTFFKEDTELAVNILDNLAKVPRFDMIVMCLSSTDRSDGGPLKVPSQV; encoded by the exons ATGGCGGGGGTTTCTAGAAAGCCCGACAAAGATCGCTCTCTG GAGTTTCAAGGATTCCTGAATGACCTAGAAGGCTGGGATTACTTGCTTAAGGATAAAGGTCACAAAATGAAGGGTCAATCCCATGAAAGCAACAAACGG GGATCCTTGAGGAATGCTGGAAAGGTCAATGAAGATGAGGGACCTTTGAAAAAggttcctgcagttgaagttaaaAGTAAATATTCAGATGCTATCAGCCATATGCCTAGCAGCTTCTACAGTGAGGAAAAATTGCCTGATGCAGCTTCAGAAAAAGAGCTG GGCAATGAGTATTTTAAGCAAAAAAAGTTCCCCGAAGCAATTGAGTGTTACTCAAGAAGCATTGCTTTATCCCCTACATCGGTTGCTTTTGCAAATAGAGCTATGGCATATCTCAAACTAAAAAG GTTTGAAGAGGCTGAGAACGACTGCACCGAGGCCTTAAATTTAGATGATCGCTATGTTAAAGCATACTCACGTCGAGCTACAGCCAGGAAGGAACTTGGAAAACTTAAAGCATCCATGGAAG ATTCTGAGTTTGCTACAAGACTAGAGCCTAATAATCAAGAACTTAGGAAGCAACATTCCGAGACAAAGGCATTGTATGAGAAG GAAATTTCTAAGAAAATTCGTGGACCCTTAAAAAACCCTTTTCAAGGAATTCAAGGAGTAAGTAATTCAGAGATGGGAACAAAAAATGCTCGTGGTGATCATTCAGTCTTAAGTAATGCTCAAAATGCAGCAGCGGCTGCCAATGGAACCCAAACTAAG GATGGCGAAGGAACATGTGATCAACCTTTGATTGCTGTGAAGGACACAGATAGCAAAAGTACGGATGTGGGAAAGGAGACCAGAGAATATTTATTGGATGGATCAAGGGAAGGTGCAGCACTAAGTTCCAATAATGCCAAG AAAGATCAAGATGTTGGCTGCAAGCAGGTACTTAAAGCATCAATGAAGGATCTTGCATCTCGTGCCGCTTCTCGAGTGATGGCCACTGCTGGTAAAAGTATTACCACACCAAGGACTGCTTATGAGTTTGAGGTTTCCTGGAGGGCACTTTCTGATGATTGTGCTCTGCAAATGCAGTTGCTGAAG ACAATCCCACCACCAACTCTACCACAGATTTTTAAAAATGCACTCTCTGTTCCAATTCTGATTGATATCATCAAGTGCACCACCACATTTTTCAA GGAAGACACTGAATTGGCTGTTAACATTTTAGATAATTTGGCCAAAGTTCCTCGATTCGACATGATAGTCATGTGCCTTTCATCTACAGATCGTTCTG ATGGAGGGCCCCTCAAGGTGCCATCCCAAGTTTAG
- the LOC105045025 gene encoding uncharacterized protein isoform X5, translating into MAGVSRKPDKDRSLEFQGFLNDLEGWDYLLKDKGHKMKGQSHESNKRGSLRNAGKVNEDEGPLKKVPAVEVKSKYSDAISHMPSSFYSEEKLPDAASEKELGNEYFKQKKFPEAIECYSRSIALSPTSVAFANRAMAYLKLKRFEEAENDCTEALNLDDRYVKAYSRRATARKELGKLKASMEDSEFATRLEPNNQELRKQHSETKALYEKEISKKIRGPLKNPFQGIQGVSNSEMGTKNARGDHSVLSNAQNAAAAANGTQTKDGEGTCDQPLIAVKDTDSKSTDVGKETREYLLDGSREGAALSSNNAKKDQDVGCKQVLKASMKDLASRAASRVMATAGKSITTPRTAYEFEVSWRALSDDCALQMQLLKTIPPPTLPQIFKNALSVPILIDIIKCTTTFFKEDTELAVNILDNLAKVPRFDMIVMCLSSTDRSVSIALR; encoded by the exons ATGGCGGGGGTTTCTAGAAAGCCCGACAAAGATCGCTCTCTG GAGTTTCAAGGATTCCTGAATGACCTAGAAGGCTGGGATTACTTGCTTAAGGATAAAGGTCACAAAATGAAGGGTCAATCCCATGAAAGCAACAAACGG GGATCCTTGAGGAATGCTGGAAAGGTCAATGAAGATGAGGGACCTTTGAAAAAggttcctgcagttgaagttaaaAGTAAATATTCAGATGCTATCAGCCATATGCCTAGCAGCTTCTACAGTGAGGAAAAATTGCCTGATGCAGCTTCAGAAAAAGAGCTG GGCAATGAGTATTTTAAGCAAAAAAAGTTCCCCGAAGCAATTGAGTGTTACTCAAGAAGCATTGCTTTATCCCCTACATCGGTTGCTTTTGCAAATAGAGCTATGGCATATCTCAAACTAAAAAG GTTTGAAGAGGCTGAGAACGACTGCACCGAGGCCTTAAATTTAGATGATCGCTATGTTAAAGCATACTCACGTCGAGCTACAGCCAGGAAGGAACTTGGAAAACTTAAAGCATCCATGGAAG ATTCTGAGTTTGCTACAAGACTAGAGCCTAATAATCAAGAACTTAGGAAGCAACATTCCGAGACAAAGGCATTGTATGAGAAG GAAATTTCTAAGAAAATTCGTGGACCCTTAAAAAACCCTTTTCAAGGAATTCAAGGAGTAAGTAATTCAGAGATGGGAACAAAAAATGCTCGTGGTGATCATTCAGTCTTAAGTAATGCTCAAAATGCAGCAGCGGCTGCCAATGGAACCCAAACTAAG GATGGCGAAGGAACATGTGATCAACCTTTGATTGCTGTGAAGGACACAGATAGCAAAAGTACGGATGTGGGAAAGGAGACCAGAGAATATTTATTGGATGGATCAAGGGAAGGTGCAGCACTAAGTTCCAATAATGCCAAG AAAGATCAAGATGTTGGCTGCAAGCAGGTACTTAAAGCATCAATGAAGGATCTTGCATCTCGTGCCGCTTCTCGAGTGATGGCCACTGCTGGTAAAAGTATTACCACACCAAGGACTGCTTATGAGTTTGAGGTTTCCTGGAGGGCACTTTCTGATGATTGTGCTCTGCAAATGCAGTTGCTGAAG ACAATCCCACCACCAACTCTACCACAGATTTTTAAAAATGCACTCTCTGTTCCAATTCTGATTGATATCATCAAGTGCACCACCACATTTTTCAA GGAAGACACTGAATTGGCTGTTAACATTTTAGATAATTTGGCCAAAGTTCCTCGATTCGACATGATAGTCATGTGCCTTTCATCTACAGATCGTTCTG TTTCTATTGCTCTTCGATGA
- the LOC105045025 gene encoding uncharacterized protein isoform X1, which translates to MAGVSRKPDKDRSLEFQGFLNDLEGWDYLLKDKGHKMKGQSHESNKRGSLRNAGKVNEDEGPLKKVPAVEVKSKYSDAISHMPSSFYSEEKLPDAASEKELGNEYFKQKKFPEAIECYSRSIALSPTSVAFANRAMAYLKLKRFEEAENDCTEALNLDDRYVKAYSRRATARKELGKLKASMEDSEFATRLEPNNQELRKQHSETKALYEKEISKKIRGPLKNPFQGIQGVSNSEMGTKNARGDHSVLSNAQNAAAAANGTQTKDGEGTCDQPLIAVKDTDSKSTDVGKETREYLLDGSREGAALSSNNAKKDQDVGCKQVLKASMKDLASRAASRVMATAGKSITTPRTAYEFEVSWRALSDDCALQMQLLKTIPPPTLPQIFKNALSVPILIDIIKCTTTFFKEDTELAVNILDNLAKVPRFDMIVMCLSSTDRSELWQIWEEVFSSKDIAANYIETLSQLRSRYCYGK; encoded by the exons ATGGCGGGGGTTTCTAGAAAGCCCGACAAAGATCGCTCTCTG GAGTTTCAAGGATTCCTGAATGACCTAGAAGGCTGGGATTACTTGCTTAAGGATAAAGGTCACAAAATGAAGGGTCAATCCCATGAAAGCAACAAACGG GGATCCTTGAGGAATGCTGGAAAGGTCAATGAAGATGAGGGACCTTTGAAAAAggttcctgcagttgaagttaaaAGTAAATATTCAGATGCTATCAGCCATATGCCTAGCAGCTTCTACAGTGAGGAAAAATTGCCTGATGCAGCTTCAGAAAAAGAGCTG GGCAATGAGTATTTTAAGCAAAAAAAGTTCCCCGAAGCAATTGAGTGTTACTCAAGAAGCATTGCTTTATCCCCTACATCGGTTGCTTTTGCAAATAGAGCTATGGCATATCTCAAACTAAAAAG GTTTGAAGAGGCTGAGAACGACTGCACCGAGGCCTTAAATTTAGATGATCGCTATGTTAAAGCATACTCACGTCGAGCTACAGCCAGGAAGGAACTTGGAAAACTTAAAGCATCCATGGAAG ATTCTGAGTTTGCTACAAGACTAGAGCCTAATAATCAAGAACTTAGGAAGCAACATTCCGAGACAAAGGCATTGTATGAGAAG GAAATTTCTAAGAAAATTCGTGGACCCTTAAAAAACCCTTTTCAAGGAATTCAAGGAGTAAGTAATTCAGAGATGGGAACAAAAAATGCTCGTGGTGATCATTCAGTCTTAAGTAATGCTCAAAATGCAGCAGCGGCTGCCAATGGAACCCAAACTAAG GATGGCGAAGGAACATGTGATCAACCTTTGATTGCTGTGAAGGACACAGATAGCAAAAGTACGGATGTGGGAAAGGAGACCAGAGAATATTTATTGGATGGATCAAGGGAAGGTGCAGCACTAAGTTCCAATAATGCCAAG AAAGATCAAGATGTTGGCTGCAAGCAGGTACTTAAAGCATCAATGAAGGATCTTGCATCTCGTGCCGCTTCTCGAGTGATGGCCACTGCTGGTAAAAGTATTACCACACCAAGGACTGCTTATGAGTTTGAGGTTTCCTGGAGGGCACTTTCTGATGATTGTGCTCTGCAAATGCAGTTGCTGAAG ACAATCCCACCACCAACTCTACCACAGATTTTTAAAAATGCACTCTCTGTTCCAATTCTGATTGATATCATCAAGTGCACCACCACATTTTTCAA GGAAGACACTGAATTGGCTGTTAACATTTTAGATAATTTGGCCAAAGTTCCTCGATTCGACATGATAGTCATGTGCCTTTCATCTACAGATCGTTCTG AACTCTGGCAGATATGGGAGGAAGTATTCTCTAGTAAGGACATTGCAGCAAATTACATTGAAACACTCAGTCAACTTCGTTCAAGATACTGCTATGGAAAATAA
- the LOC105045025 gene encoding uncharacterized protein isoform X3, producing MAGVSRKPDKDRSLEFQGFLNDLEGWDYLLKDKGHKMKGQSHESNKRGSLRNAGKVNEDEGPLKKVPAVEVKSKYSDAISHMPSSFYSEEKLPDAASEKELGNEYFKQKKFPEAIECYSRSIALSPTSVAFANRAMAYLKLKRFEEAENDCTEALNLDDRYVKAYSRRATARKELGKLKASMEDSEFATRLEPNNQELRKQHSETKALYEKEISKKIRGPLKNPFQGIQGVSNSEMGTKNARGDHSVLSNAQNAAAAANGTQTKDGEGTCDQPLIAVKDTDSKSTDVGKETREYLLDGSREGAALSSNNAKKDQDVGCKQVLKASMKDLASRAASRVMATAGKSITTPRTAYEFEVSWRALSDDCALQMQLLKTIPPPTLPQIFKNALSVPILIDIIKCTTTFFKEDTELAVNILDNLAKVPRFDMIVMCLSSTDRSGICVEEMWESKLLSDLSGCPG from the exons ATGGCGGGGGTTTCTAGAAAGCCCGACAAAGATCGCTCTCTG GAGTTTCAAGGATTCCTGAATGACCTAGAAGGCTGGGATTACTTGCTTAAGGATAAAGGTCACAAAATGAAGGGTCAATCCCATGAAAGCAACAAACGG GGATCCTTGAGGAATGCTGGAAAGGTCAATGAAGATGAGGGACCTTTGAAAAAggttcctgcagttgaagttaaaAGTAAATATTCAGATGCTATCAGCCATATGCCTAGCAGCTTCTACAGTGAGGAAAAATTGCCTGATGCAGCTTCAGAAAAAGAGCTG GGCAATGAGTATTTTAAGCAAAAAAAGTTCCCCGAAGCAATTGAGTGTTACTCAAGAAGCATTGCTTTATCCCCTACATCGGTTGCTTTTGCAAATAGAGCTATGGCATATCTCAAACTAAAAAG GTTTGAAGAGGCTGAGAACGACTGCACCGAGGCCTTAAATTTAGATGATCGCTATGTTAAAGCATACTCACGTCGAGCTACAGCCAGGAAGGAACTTGGAAAACTTAAAGCATCCATGGAAG ATTCTGAGTTTGCTACAAGACTAGAGCCTAATAATCAAGAACTTAGGAAGCAACATTCCGAGACAAAGGCATTGTATGAGAAG GAAATTTCTAAGAAAATTCGTGGACCCTTAAAAAACCCTTTTCAAGGAATTCAAGGAGTAAGTAATTCAGAGATGGGAACAAAAAATGCTCGTGGTGATCATTCAGTCTTAAGTAATGCTCAAAATGCAGCAGCGGCTGCCAATGGAACCCAAACTAAG GATGGCGAAGGAACATGTGATCAACCTTTGATTGCTGTGAAGGACACAGATAGCAAAAGTACGGATGTGGGAAAGGAGACCAGAGAATATTTATTGGATGGATCAAGGGAAGGTGCAGCACTAAGTTCCAATAATGCCAAG AAAGATCAAGATGTTGGCTGCAAGCAGGTACTTAAAGCATCAATGAAGGATCTTGCATCTCGTGCCGCTTCTCGAGTGATGGCCACTGCTGGTAAAAGTATTACCACACCAAGGACTGCTTATGAGTTTGAGGTTTCCTGGAGGGCACTTTCTGATGATTGTGCTCTGCAAATGCAGTTGCTGAAG ACAATCCCACCACCAACTCTACCACAGATTTTTAAAAATGCACTCTCTGTTCCAATTCTGATTGATATCATCAAGTGCACCACCACATTTTTCAA GGAAGACACTGAATTGGCTGTTAACATTTTAGATAATTTGGCCAAAGTTCCTCGATTCGACATGATAGTCATGTGCCTTTCATCTACAGATCGTTCTG GTATCTGTGTGGAAGAAATGTGGGAGAGTAAATTGCTGTCTGATTTATCTGGTTGCCCGGGGTAA
- the LOC105045025 gene encoding uncharacterized protein isoform X6, protein MAGVSRKPDKDRSLEFQGFLNDLEGWDYLLKDKGHKMKGQSHESNKRGSLRNAGKVNEDEGPLKKVPAVEVKSKYSDAISHMPSSFYSEEKLPDAASEKELGNEYFKQKKFPEAIECYSRSIALSPTSVAFANRAMAYLKLKRFEEAENDCTEALNLDDRYVKAYSRRATARKELGKLKASMEDSEFATRLEPNNQELRKQHSETKALYEKEISKKIRGPLKNPFQGIQGVSNSEMGTKNARGDHSVLSNAQNAAAAANGTQTKDGEGTCDQPLIAVKDTDSKSTDVGKETREYLLDGSREGAALSSNNAKKDQDVGCKQVLKASMKDLASRAASRVMATAGKSITTPRTAYEFEVSWRALSDDCALQMQLLKTIPPPTLPQIFKNALSVPILIDIIKCTTTFFKEDTELAVNILDNLAKVPRFDMIVMCLSSTDRSA, encoded by the exons ATGGCGGGGGTTTCTAGAAAGCCCGACAAAGATCGCTCTCTG GAGTTTCAAGGATTCCTGAATGACCTAGAAGGCTGGGATTACTTGCTTAAGGATAAAGGTCACAAAATGAAGGGTCAATCCCATGAAAGCAACAAACGG GGATCCTTGAGGAATGCTGGAAAGGTCAATGAAGATGAGGGACCTTTGAAAAAggttcctgcagttgaagttaaaAGTAAATATTCAGATGCTATCAGCCATATGCCTAGCAGCTTCTACAGTGAGGAAAAATTGCCTGATGCAGCTTCAGAAAAAGAGCTG GGCAATGAGTATTTTAAGCAAAAAAAGTTCCCCGAAGCAATTGAGTGTTACTCAAGAAGCATTGCTTTATCCCCTACATCGGTTGCTTTTGCAAATAGAGCTATGGCATATCTCAAACTAAAAAG GTTTGAAGAGGCTGAGAACGACTGCACCGAGGCCTTAAATTTAGATGATCGCTATGTTAAAGCATACTCACGTCGAGCTACAGCCAGGAAGGAACTTGGAAAACTTAAAGCATCCATGGAAG ATTCTGAGTTTGCTACAAGACTAGAGCCTAATAATCAAGAACTTAGGAAGCAACATTCCGAGACAAAGGCATTGTATGAGAAG GAAATTTCTAAGAAAATTCGTGGACCCTTAAAAAACCCTTTTCAAGGAATTCAAGGAGTAAGTAATTCAGAGATGGGAACAAAAAATGCTCGTGGTGATCATTCAGTCTTAAGTAATGCTCAAAATGCAGCAGCGGCTGCCAATGGAACCCAAACTAAG GATGGCGAAGGAACATGTGATCAACCTTTGATTGCTGTGAAGGACACAGATAGCAAAAGTACGGATGTGGGAAAGGAGACCAGAGAATATTTATTGGATGGATCAAGGGAAGGTGCAGCACTAAGTTCCAATAATGCCAAG AAAGATCAAGATGTTGGCTGCAAGCAGGTACTTAAAGCATCAATGAAGGATCTTGCATCTCGTGCCGCTTCTCGAGTGATGGCCACTGCTGGTAAAAGTATTACCACACCAAGGACTGCTTATGAGTTTGAGGTTTCCTGGAGGGCACTTTCTGATGATTGTGCTCTGCAAATGCAGTTGCTGAAG ACAATCCCACCACCAACTCTACCACAGATTTTTAAAAATGCACTCTCTGTTCCAATTCTGATTGATATCATCAAGTGCACCACCACATTTTTCAA GGAAGACACTGAATTGGCTGTTAACATTTTAGATAATTTGGCCAAAGTTCCTCGATTCGACATGATAGTCATGTGCCTTTCATCTACAGATCGTTCTG CCTGA
- the LOC105045025 gene encoding uncharacterized protein isoform X7, protein MAGVSRKPDKDRSLEFQGFLNDLEGWDYLLKDKGHKMKGQSHESNKRGSLRNAGKVNEDEGPLKKVPAVEVKSKYSDAISHMPSSFYSEEKLPDAASEKELGNEYFKQKKFPEAIECYSRSIALSPTSVAFANRAMAYLKLKRFEEAENDCTEALNLDDRYVKAYSRRATARKELGKLKASMEDSEFATRLEPNNQELRKQHSETKALYEKDGEGTCDQPLIAVKDTDSKSTDVGKETREYLLDGSREGAALSSNNAKKDQDVGCKQVLKASMKDLASRAASRVMATAGKSITTPRTAYEFEVSWRALSDDCALQMQLLKTIPPPTLPQIFKNALSVPILIDIIKCTTTFFKEDTELAVNILDNLAKVPRFDMIVMCLSSTDRSELWQIWEEVFSSKDIAANYIETLSQLRSRYCYGK, encoded by the exons ATGGCGGGGGTTTCTAGAAAGCCCGACAAAGATCGCTCTCTG GAGTTTCAAGGATTCCTGAATGACCTAGAAGGCTGGGATTACTTGCTTAAGGATAAAGGTCACAAAATGAAGGGTCAATCCCATGAAAGCAACAAACGG GGATCCTTGAGGAATGCTGGAAAGGTCAATGAAGATGAGGGACCTTTGAAAAAggttcctgcagttgaagttaaaAGTAAATATTCAGATGCTATCAGCCATATGCCTAGCAGCTTCTACAGTGAGGAAAAATTGCCTGATGCAGCTTCAGAAAAAGAGCTG GGCAATGAGTATTTTAAGCAAAAAAAGTTCCCCGAAGCAATTGAGTGTTACTCAAGAAGCATTGCTTTATCCCCTACATCGGTTGCTTTTGCAAATAGAGCTATGGCATATCTCAAACTAAAAAG GTTTGAAGAGGCTGAGAACGACTGCACCGAGGCCTTAAATTTAGATGATCGCTATGTTAAAGCATACTCACGTCGAGCTACAGCCAGGAAGGAACTTGGAAAACTTAAAGCATCCATGGAAG ATTCTGAGTTTGCTACAAGACTAGAGCCTAATAATCAAGAACTTAGGAAGCAACATTCCGAGACAAAGGCATTGTATGAGAAG GATGGCGAAGGAACATGTGATCAACCTTTGATTGCTGTGAAGGACACAGATAGCAAAAGTACGGATGTGGGAAAGGAGACCAGAGAATATTTATTGGATGGATCAAGGGAAGGTGCAGCACTAAGTTCCAATAATGCCAAG AAAGATCAAGATGTTGGCTGCAAGCAGGTACTTAAAGCATCAATGAAGGATCTTGCATCTCGTGCCGCTTCTCGAGTGATGGCCACTGCTGGTAAAAGTATTACCACACCAAGGACTGCTTATGAGTTTGAGGTTTCCTGGAGGGCACTTTCTGATGATTGTGCTCTGCAAATGCAGTTGCTGAAG ACAATCCCACCACCAACTCTACCACAGATTTTTAAAAATGCACTCTCTGTTCCAATTCTGATTGATATCATCAAGTGCACCACCACATTTTTCAA GGAAGACACTGAATTGGCTGTTAACATTTTAGATAATTTGGCCAAAGTTCCTCGATTCGACATGATAGTCATGTGCCTTTCATCTACAGATCGTTCTG AACTCTGGCAGATATGGGAGGAAGTATTCTCTAGTAAGGACATTGCAGCAAATTACATTGAAACACTCAGTCAACTTCGTTCAAGATACTGCTATGGAAAATAA
- the LOC140858102 gene encoding uncharacterized protein — MKNQRVSDMLSSFYPMMIRLVFNISELEAGYRKFGDMRAAWRDKVAGLEAEKAILLDQFQQSVDRENRLEGEVSRFSEEISGLKEAKASLESELKSAKDDAAKKSRTIRRLRHKRDSVGKELEGEREQLRASLENLAKAEEGRAAAQADADVAKPESESAKEALGRAVEVFRDSEEYREELLESGYLSYQVGYEDAREAVRSLYPELDLSNVVLPGSEAPAAEETAGPASDGLSTRAEAEDVAEPVAEDQSAPMAEVGADLPTNSHRRPVEDVDSDD, encoded by the exons atgaagaaccagcgtgtctccgacatgctgtcgtccttctatccgatgatgatccgg ctggtcttcaacatatccgagctggaggccggatatcggaagtttggggacatgcgcgcggcctggagagataaggtcgcgggcctcgaagccgagaaggccatccttctcgaccaatttcaacagtcggtcgaccgggagaaccgactcgagggggaggtctcccgattttcggaggagatctccggactcaaggaggccaaggcgtcgctggagtcggagctcaagtcggcgaaggatgacgcggccaagaagtcccggaccatccgtcggctccgacacaagcgagacagtgtcggcaaagagttggagggcgagcgcgagcaacttcgggcgagTCTCGAGAACCTCGCTAAGGCTGAAGAGGGCCGTGCCGccgctcaggccgacgcagacgttgccaaacccgaatcagagtcggcgaaggaggctttgggtcgggcggtcgaggtcttccgggactcagaggagtaccgcgaagagctcctcgagagcggctacctctcgtaccaagtcgggtacgaggatgcccgggaagccgttcggagcttgtaccccgaacttgacctcagcaacgtggttctgccagggtcggaggccccagctgcggaggagacggccggaccagcgtcggatggtctctccaccagggcggaagccgaagacgtcGCAGAGCCGGTTGCCGAAGACCAGTCGGCTCCGATGGCTGAAGTCGGAGCAGATCTTCCGACCAACTCGCATCGTCGTCCAGTGGAGGACGTCGACTCCGATGATTAG
- the LOC105045025 gene encoding uncharacterized protein isoform X2, with protein MAGVSRKPDKDRSLEFQGFLNDLEGWDYLLKDKGHKMKGQSHESNKRGSLRNAGKVNEDEGPLKKVPAVEVKSKYSDAISHMPSSFYSEEKLPDAASEKELGNEYFKQKKFPEAIECYSRSIALSPTSVAFANRAMAYLKLKRFEEAENDCTEALNLDDRYVKAYSRRATARKELGKLKASMEDSEFATRLEPNNQELRKQHSETKALYEKEISKKIRGPLKNPFQGIQGVSNSEMGTKNARGDHSVLSNAQNAAAAANGTQTKDGEGTCDQPLIAVKDTDSKSTDVGKETREYLLDGSREGAALSSNNAKVLKASMKDLASRAASRVMATAGKSITTPRTAYEFEVSWRALSDDCALQMQLLKTIPPPTLPQIFKNALSVPILIDIIKCTTTFFKEDTELAVNILDNLAKVPRFDMIVMCLSSTDRSELWQIWEEVFSSKDIAANYIETLSQLRSRYCYGK; from the exons ATGGCGGGGGTTTCTAGAAAGCCCGACAAAGATCGCTCTCTG GAGTTTCAAGGATTCCTGAATGACCTAGAAGGCTGGGATTACTTGCTTAAGGATAAAGGTCACAAAATGAAGGGTCAATCCCATGAAAGCAACAAACGG GGATCCTTGAGGAATGCTGGAAAGGTCAATGAAGATGAGGGACCTTTGAAAAAggttcctgcagttgaagttaaaAGTAAATATTCAGATGCTATCAGCCATATGCCTAGCAGCTTCTACAGTGAGGAAAAATTGCCTGATGCAGCTTCAGAAAAAGAGCTG GGCAATGAGTATTTTAAGCAAAAAAAGTTCCCCGAAGCAATTGAGTGTTACTCAAGAAGCATTGCTTTATCCCCTACATCGGTTGCTTTTGCAAATAGAGCTATGGCATATCTCAAACTAAAAAG GTTTGAAGAGGCTGAGAACGACTGCACCGAGGCCTTAAATTTAGATGATCGCTATGTTAAAGCATACTCACGTCGAGCTACAGCCAGGAAGGAACTTGGAAAACTTAAAGCATCCATGGAAG ATTCTGAGTTTGCTACAAGACTAGAGCCTAATAATCAAGAACTTAGGAAGCAACATTCCGAGACAAAGGCATTGTATGAGAAG GAAATTTCTAAGAAAATTCGTGGACCCTTAAAAAACCCTTTTCAAGGAATTCAAGGAGTAAGTAATTCAGAGATGGGAACAAAAAATGCTCGTGGTGATCATTCAGTCTTAAGTAATGCTCAAAATGCAGCAGCGGCTGCCAATGGAACCCAAACTAAG GATGGCGAAGGAACATGTGATCAACCTTTGATTGCTGTGAAGGACACAGATAGCAAAAGTACGGATGTGGGAAAGGAGACCAGAGAATATTTATTGGATGGATCAAGGGAAGGTGCAGCACTAAGTTCCAATAATGCCAAG GTACTTAAAGCATCAATGAAGGATCTTGCATCTCGTGCCGCTTCTCGAGTGATGGCCACTGCTGGTAAAAGTATTACCACACCAAGGACTGCTTATGAGTTTGAGGTTTCCTGGAGGGCACTTTCTGATGATTGTGCTCTGCAAATGCAGTTGCTGAAG ACAATCCCACCACCAACTCTACCACAGATTTTTAAAAATGCACTCTCTGTTCCAATTCTGATTGATATCATCAAGTGCACCACCACATTTTTCAA GGAAGACACTGAATTGGCTGTTAACATTTTAGATAATTTGGCCAAAGTTCCTCGATTCGACATGATAGTCATGTGCCTTTCATCTACAGATCGTTCTG AACTCTGGCAGATATGGGAGGAAGTATTCTCTAGTAAGGACATTGCAGCAAATTACATTGAAACACTCAGTCAACTTCGTTCAAGATACTGCTATGGAAAATAA